A DNA window from Anaerocolumna sp. AGMB13020 contains the following coding sequences:
- the pgeF gene encoding peptidoglycan editing factor PgeF, protein MKLHTDVQTPFLTFQALSEIPFIKHGFTTRLGGVSEGCFESLNLSYSVGDTKEKVDENYRRICESLNINLEDVVATHQVHKTNVRLVSEADRGKGLFRPRDYEEVDGLITKVPGIPLATFYADCVPLYFIDKRNKAIGLSHSGWRGTVGRMGQKTLEAMKREFDTDLSDVTALIGPSICKDCYEISAEVAEEFIREFEPELKGNFDRILKKNPAGKYQLDLWEVNRIVLTSAGIPADNVHISNLCTCCNSELLFSHRASKGKRGTLAAFLMIDK, encoded by the coding sequence ATGAAATTACACACAGATGTACAAACACCTTTTCTGACGTTTCAGGCATTGTCAGAGATACCTTTTATCAAGCATGGATTTACCACAAGGCTTGGAGGAGTCAGTGAAGGCTGCTTTGAATCCTTAAACCTTTCCTACTCAGTGGGAGATACGAAGGAAAAAGTAGATGAAAATTATCGAAGAATCTGTGAAAGTCTAAACATAAACCTTGAAGATGTGGTTGCCACCCATCAGGTACATAAAACAAATGTCAGGTTGGTTTCGGAAGCTGACAGAGGTAAAGGTTTGTTTCGTCCAAGAGATTATGAGGAGGTTGATGGCCTTATAACAAAGGTGCCTGGAATCCCGCTTGCAACCTTTTATGCTGATTGTGTTCCCTTATATTTTATAGATAAGAGAAACAAAGCCATAGGACTTAGCCACTCCGGCTGGAGGGGAACTGTTGGGCGTATGGGACAGAAAACCCTGGAAGCCATGAAGCGTGAATTTGATACGGACCTTTCTGACGTAACGGCTCTTATTGGTCCCTCCATTTGTAAGGATTGTTATGAAATCAGTGCAGAAGTGGCTGAGGAATTTATAAGGGAATTTGAACCGGAGCTGAAGGGAAATTTCGATAGAATTCTTAAAAAAAATCCAGCCGGTAAATACCAGCTGGATTTATGGGAAGTAAACCGTATTGTTCTAACCTCTGCAGGAATTCCAGCTGATAATGTTCATATCAGTAATCTGTGTACCTGCTGTAATTCAGAACTTTTATTTTCACATAGGGCATCAAAAGGAAAGAGGGGAACATTAGCTGCTTTTTTAATGATAGATAAGTAA
- a CDS encoding EscU/YscU/HrcU family type III secretion system export apparatus switch protein: MDAKKPDRLIKSDSGNQQDAKENKDSDFMNKTAIALGYNEEDAAPRIIATGKGFLADKILKGAKQNQIPVHEDSRLAASLSKLDLGDYIPPELYEVVSEIMIFVDDMDRIKSKVRK, encoded by the coding sequence ATGGATGCTAAGAAGCCTGACAGACTTATTAAATCTGATAGTGGAAACCAGCAGGATGCAAAAGAGAACAAAGATTCCGATTTTATGAATAAAACAGCAATAGCGCTGGGCTACAATGAAGAAGATGCTGCTCCAAGGATTATTGCAACCGGTAAGGGATTTCTGGCAGACAAGATTTTAAAAGGCGCGAAACAAAATCAAATACCGGTACATGAGGACAGCAGGCTGGCAGCTAGTTTATCTAAGTTAGATCTGGGTGATTATATCCCGCCGGAATTATATGAAGTGGTCTCTGAAATTATGATATTTGTAGATGATATGGATCGTATAAAATCTAAAGTAAGGAAATAG
- a CDS encoding YraN family protein, which yields MYNKRTVGNEKEQIAAEYLKAAGYVILASNFFSRQGEIDLIALDKEVLVFIEVKFRKDLISGSPFEAVNLRKTRNITKAARYYMYKHQISEDTPCRFDVVGIVGEEITLIQNAFDAVM from the coding sequence ATATATAACAAAAGAACTGTCGGAAATGAGAAAGAACAAATAGCTGCCGAGTATCTGAAAGCGGCAGGATATGTCATTTTGGCTTCCAATTTTTTCAGTAGACAGGGAGAGATCGATTTGATTGCCTTGGATAAAGAGGTGCTTGTTTTTATCGAAGTAAAGTTTCGCAAAGATCTAATAAGCGGGTCACCTTTTGAGGCTGTAAATTTAAGAAAAACCAGGAATATAACGAAAGCTGCAAGATACTATATGTATAAGCATCAGATTTCCGAAGATACTCCCTGCCGATTTGATGTAGTAGGGATAGTAGGAGAGGAGATAACACTGATTCAGAATGCTTTTGATGCTGTCATGTAA
- a CDS encoding ribose-phosphate pyrophosphokinase: protein MPENTMKSPIAPLKIISLEGFKPLAEKIDKHISTSRKNKEEKNNYNLSFPGYYKDSYLVNAQVPRFSSGEAKGVIKETIHGKDLFILADISNHSLTYNLYGEENGMSPDDHFQDLKRLIDACNGKARRINVILPFLYEGRQDRRSNLESLDCATALQELVEMGVQNIITFDAHEARVQNAIPLEGFDNFYTSYQFLQAFLKTENGISIEKEDLMVISPDVGGMSRAVFYSNILGVDMGMFYKRRDYSIVSNGKNPIIAHEFLGGDVAGKSVFIVDDMIASGESVLEVAAELKARKAERIYIAATFGLFTSGIDNFDKAYEKGIINRVYTSNLIHTSKEVLDKPYYTNVDISKYLSLIIDTLNHDCSVDGIMNSSALIRQRLNDYRENYRKKH, encoded by the coding sequence ATGCCTGAGAATACCATGAAGAGCCCTATCGCCCCTTTAAAGATAATATCCCTGGAAGGTTTTAAGCCTTTGGCTGAGAAAATCGATAAGCATATCTCAACTTCTCGTAAAAACAAAGAGGAAAAAAACAATTACAATCTCTCTTTTCCCGGCTACTATAAGGACAGCTATCTGGTTAATGCCCAAGTACCTCGTTTTAGTTCCGGTGAAGCCAAGGGTGTCATAAAAGAAACTATCCATGGAAAGGATCTTTTTATATTAGCTGATATCAGCAACCATAGTCTTACGTATAATCTCTATGGTGAAGAAAACGGAATGTCACCAGACGATCATTTTCAGGATTTAAAACGCCTAATTGATGCCTGCAACGGAAAAGCCAGAAGAATCAATGTGATACTTCCCTTCCTGTATGAAGGCCGCCAGGACCGAAGAAGCAATCTGGAATCCTTAGACTGTGCCACAGCCCTTCAGGAACTGGTAGAAATGGGTGTACAGAATATCATCACCTTTGATGCCCACGAGGCCAGGGTACAAAATGCGATTCCTTTAGAAGGCTTTGATAATTTCTATACCTCTTATCAGTTCCTTCAGGCTTTCCTTAAAACAGAAAATGGAATATCCATAGAAAAAGAAGACCTGATGGTAATAAGTCCTGATGTAGGTGGTATGTCAAGAGCCGTATTCTACTCCAATATCTTAGGTGTGGATATGGGTATGTTCTATAAAAGAAGAGATTATTCCATCGTCAGTAACGGCAAGAATCCCATTATTGCTCATGAATTCTTAGGCGGTGATGTCGCAGGAAAATCTGTTTTTATTGTTGATGACATGATTGCTTCCGGTGAAAGCGTATTAGAAGTTGCAGCTGAATTAAAGGCAAGAAAAGCAGAAAGAATTTATATAGCCGCGACCTTTGGCCTTTTTACCAGCGGTATTGATAACTTTGATAAAGCTTATGAAAAAGGTATTATAAACAGAGTTTATACCTCCAATCTCATTCATACTTCTAAAGAAGTACTAGATAAGCCCTATTATACCAATGTAGATATCAGCAAGTATCTCTCCCTGATCATCGATACCCTCAACCATGACTGCTCTGTTGACGGTATCATGAACTCCAGTGCACTGATAAGACAGCGTTTAAACGATTACAGGGAGAACTATCGAAAAAAACATTGA
- a CDS encoding ribonuclease HII, giving the protein MGMSIQAVKEEFLLAKEDEIADMIVKYQEDTRTGVKSLLDKHRKRLAALAEEKNRIYEMNSYERKYEEYTYICGIDEVGRGPLAGPVMAAAVILPRNCDILYINDSKQLTEKMREKLYDEIMEKAIAVGVGSVPPAKIDEINILQATYEAMRQAIGNLKVTPDILLNDAVTIPQVPMKQVPIIKGDAKSVSIAAASIIAKVARDRIMTAYDQIFPAYGLASNKGYGSGEHIEALKKFGPTPLHRMSFIKNFI; this is encoded by the coding sequence ATGGGAATGAGTATACAGGCTGTCAAAGAGGAGTTTCTACTGGCCAAAGAAGATGAAATCGCCGATATGATAGTTAAATATCAAGAGGATACAAGAACAGGTGTAAAAAGCCTTCTGGATAAGCATAGAAAAAGACTTGCTGCATTGGCAGAAGAAAAAAACAGAATATACGAAATGAATTCATATGAGAGAAAATATGAAGAATATACTTATATCTGTGGTATTGATGAAGTGGGAAGAGGTCCGCTGGCAGGACCGGTTATGGCGGCAGCGGTCATTCTTCCCAGGAACTGCGATATTCTTTATATAAATGATTCCAAGCAATTGACTGAGAAAATGAGAGAGAAGCTTTATGATGAAATCATGGAGAAAGCTATCGCAGTCGGAGTGGGTTCTGTTCCACCAGCTAAAATTGATGAAATCAATATCCTGCAGGCGACCTATGAAGCAATGCGTCAGGCTATCGGTAATCTGAAAGTAACACCGGATATTCTTTTAAATGATGCTGTTACCATACCACAGGTACCAATGAAACAGGTGCCTATTATTAAAGGGGATGCAAAGAGTGTTTCCATAGCGGCGGCTAGTATAATAGCCAAGGTTGCAAGAGATCGTATTATGACAGCTTATGATCAGATATTCCCTGCTTATGGTTTGGCCTCTAACAAAGGATATGGCTCAGGGGAACATATTGAAGCGCTGAAAAAATTTGGTCCAACACCTTTACATAGAATGAGTTTTATTAAGAATTTTATCTGA